The Tardibacter chloracetimidivorans region AGAATGGCGGTGAAATCCGAGTTCTTTCAGTGCGATGTCGCAGAGGAGCAATCCATCCAGGAGACGGTTCACGGGATCGTCGAACGGTTTGGGCGGCTCGACATTGCGCACAACAACGCGGGCATCTCTCCGGACACCGGACTGATCGTCGATTGCGAACGTGCGGTTTGGGACAAAATCCTCGCGGTCAACCTGACGGGCATGTGGATGTGCATGAAGCACCAAGCACCCGCGATGATGGCATCGGGTCATGGGGGAGCCATCTGCAACATGGGTTCCGGATCTTCTCTCAAGGGATTGCCGGAGATATCGGCGTATGTCGCTAGCAAGCATGGAGTCGTCGGCCTTACGAAGGTCGCCGCGCTTGAATTCGCACCGCACATCCGTGTGAATGTCGTGTGCCCCGGCCCTACGGACACACCCGGCATTCGAACGAAATCCGAATCCAGCGACGCCGGCTTTTCGCTGGACGAGTTCATGAAGAGCGTGCCCCTGAGGCGCATGGCTGGCCCCGACGAGCTTGCCCAAGCCGTAGTCTGGCTGTGCTCAGACGAAGCTTCTTATGCTACGGGAGCGATCGTATCGATCGACGGCGGGCTCGTTCTTAGCTGAGACGGTGCTGGAGCTGCGGCAGCGCCATCGCCTCTGCGGCGCGCTCCGAAGTCCCGCCTAGCGATATTGAGCTGACGCAGTCCCAACACGGCACCGGACTTGACCTGCGGCCTTCCGGCCCAGGCCGAAGCCCGCTTAGCGGCCAGCGACTGCGTCAACCTGCTGGGTTTCTGGGCTTCTTCGCTCACCGGGCGATGATACGCAGCGATCACGTCGCTTTCAGCCTGGCGCTCAGTGATCGATTTGGTGAGTTTTGACGCTCCGGCGTGCCCTGTCCTGAACGCACCGCCGGGCGTATTATTAAGCGAGTATGCAGGCTGGCTGAGGGTGAAGAACAATGGCAATCAACGATACAAAAGTAACGACTGCGGCGGAGCAATGGGCACGATTCGCACCGATCGTAACCGGAGATGACTATCTCGACAGCCTTCGAAATCGCGACGTCGTTGTGTACCTGTTCGGTGAGCAAATCGCGGAACCGGTTGATCACCCCATCA contains the following coding sequences:
- a CDS encoding SDR family NAD(P)-dependent oxidoreductase codes for the protein MPLVPKPSTKSCRMAVKSEFFQCDVAEEQSIQETVHGIVERFGRLDIAHNNAGISPDTGLIVDCERAVWDKILAVNLTGMWMCMKHQAPAMMASGHGGAICNMGSGSSLKGLPEISAYVASKHGVVGLTKVAALEFAPHIRVNVVCPGPTDTPGIRTKSESSDAGFSLDEFMKSVPLRRMAGPDELAQAVVWLCSDEASYATGAIVSIDGGLVLS